The proteins below come from a single Thermotoga sp. KOL6 genomic window:
- a CDS encoding DNA double-strand break repair nuclease NurA has product MRVERIENIQSELEEHVSDQTFVERSNFLEDDEQGQGKTLERIIFVDGKRRSFVRITTDEGFRGIFAELCVGAVIWEKDVGTRPLFSPHSPPVVERVVGFSQNFPESGNQEVEGFVFKVIKDGRDAMDSIDSYLQTLEIQEVKKYLTGSSLVVKDGPAVPELPFKENVGPIGLVKNISSTDLKGEDFRKLRFLKKGERSKMFVVEKNTERKLKKIGTYVKLVNSESTRGLVRLETYIEDDSQILHLKSIFDDLAATLPLLTADLPIPRLPENILPIQFLEKNLSYFLTDKHYMNTKLFAYLGR; this is encoded by the coding sequence ATGCGTGTGGAGAGAATCGAAAACATTCAGAGCGAACTAGAAGAACATGTGTCAGATCAAACTTTTGTCGAAAGATCGAATTTCCTAGAAGATGATGAACAAGGTCAAGGAAAAACGCTCGAACGAATCATATTCGTCGATGGAAAGCGAAGAAGTTTCGTGCGAATAACAACCGATGAAGGATTCAGAGGAATATTTGCTGAACTTTGTGTGGGAGCCGTGATTTGGGAAAAGGATGTTGGGACTCGTCCCTTGTTTTCCCCTCATTCTCCTCCTGTCGTAGAGCGAGTGGTTGGATTTTCACAGAATTTTCCAGAAAGCGGAAACCAAGAAGTAGAAGGATTTGTTTTCAAGGTCATAAAGGATGGAAGGGATGCTATGGATTCGATCGATTCTTATTTACAAACTCTTGAAATACAGGAAGTGAAGAAATATCTCACTGGAAGTTCCCTCGTTGTGAAAGATGGTCCGGCCGTTCCAGAACTTCCTTTTAAAGAAAACGTTGGACCCATTGGACTTGTGAAAAACATAAGTTCCACGGATTTGAAAGGAGAAGATTTCAGAAAACTTCGTTTTCTCAAGAAAGGTGAACGTAGTAAGATGTTTGTCGTAGAAAAAAATACAGAAAGAAAATTGAAGAAAATAGGAACCTATGTGAAACTTGTTAACAGCGAAAGCACAAGAGGACTTGTTAGGTTGGAAACTTACATAGAAGACGATTCACAGATTCTTCACTTGAAAAGCATTTTCGACGATCTCGCAGCTACACTTCCTCTGCTCACTGCTGATTTACCCATTCCAAGGTTGCCAGAAAACATCCTTCCAATCCAGTTTCTTGAGAAGAATCTATCCTATTTTCTTACCGACAAACACTACATGAACACCAAATTGTTTGCATACCTTGGGAGATGA
- a CDS encoding purine-nucleoside phosphorylase, which translates to MDIKTYKERVEKATEYLRNHVEEPPKIAIILGSGLSVIADEVEKEGNSQKIPYSEIPGFPISTAPGHKGELIFGKLYGKNVMLMNGRFHYYEGYSMKEVTFPIRVMQLLGVEVLIVTNAAGGLNPDFEVGRPMIITDHINFMGDNPLIGPNVDEWGPRFPDMSEPYDKELINLAYNSAKELGIPVYQGVYVAVSGPCFETPAELRMLRRFGADAVGMSTVPEVIVARHGQIRVLGISAITDRAVPEDLKPLTAEEVLEVAEKTGRKIAQIIFEVARKL; encoded by the coding sequence GTGGATATAAAAACCTACAAGGAAAGAGTGGAGAAAGCTACCGAATACTTGAGGAATCATGTTGAAGAACCTCCGAAGATTGCCATTATATTGGGGTCAGGCCTCTCTGTGATTGCCGATGAAGTGGAAAAAGAAGGAAATTCCCAAAAAATCCCCTACAGTGAGATTCCAGGTTTTCCTATTTCCACAGCTCCTGGTCATAAAGGAGAATTGATATTCGGAAAGCTTTATGGGAAGAATGTTATGTTGATGAACGGGCGTTTCCATTATTACGAGGGTTATTCGATGAAGGAAGTTACCTTCCCGATCAGAGTGATGCAGCTCCTCGGAGTCGAAGTGTTGATAGTAACTAACGCTGCAGGCGGGCTCAATCCCGATTTTGAAGTAGGAAGACCCATGATCATAACCGACCACATAAACTTCATGGGAGATAATCCATTGATAGGTCCCAATGTGGATGAATGGGGACCTAGGTTTCCAGACATGTCAGAGCCTTACGATAAAGAACTCATAAATCTTGCTTACAACAGTGCAAAAGAACTTGGGATACCTGTCTATCAAGGTGTTTATGTGGCAGTGTCAGGTCCTTGCTTCGAGACTCCTGCAGAACTTAGAATGCTTAGAAGATTCGGTGCAGATGCAGTTGGAATGTCCACGGTCCCAGAAGTTATAGTAGCAAGGCATGGCCAAATAAGAGTCCTAGGAATTTCCGCTATTACAGACAGAGCGGTACCAGAAGACTTGAAGCCCTTGACGGCAGAAGAAGTGTTAGAAGTGGCGGAAAAAACGGGAAGAAAGATCGCACAGATAATATTCGAGGTTGCGAGAAAATTATGA
- a CDS encoding ZIP family metal transporter: MVLKGILYSFVAGMATSLGALPFLFLKPRQTSDKTIDSFLGFAAGVMIAASAFSLVAPALEMGGVIRFIIGFVLGGLFVNLADKLIPHEHFLKGYEGPDIKRIKGIWLFIIAITIHNFPEGMAVGVSAFTPQALAIAIAIGVQNIPEGAAVMASLIPMKYKKGKAFLITFLTGLVEAIGGLFGAGIVSISQRLLPYMMAFAAGAMIYVVSDEVIPETHSKGNELLSTWWIMIGFLVMASLDVILG, from the coding sequence ATGGTTTTGAAAGGAATTCTATACAGTTTTGTTGCGGGAATGGCAACTTCTCTCGGAGCGTTGCCATTCCTTTTTTTAAAACCGCGTCAGACAAGCGATAAAACAATCGACTCGTTTCTAGGATTCGCCGCGGGTGTCATGATCGCCGCAAGTGCCTTCAGTTTGGTTGCTCCCGCTTTAGAAATGGGAGGTGTTATAAGATTCATTATCGGCTTCGTTCTGGGAGGACTTTTTGTCAATCTAGCAGACAAACTTATTCCTCATGAACACTTTCTTAAAGGATATGAAGGTCCCGACATAAAAAGGATAAAAGGAATCTGGCTTTTCATTATCGCTATAACCATACACAACTTTCCAGAAGGAATGGCAGTTGGTGTTTCTGCTTTTACCCCCCAAGCCCTTGCTATAGCAATAGCAATTGGTGTTCAAAACATACCAGAAGGTGCGGCAGTTATGGCTTCTTTGATACCGATGAAATACAAAAAGGGTAAAGCATTTCTGATCACCTTTCTCACGGGTCTTGTCGAAGCAATTGGTGGACTCTTTGGAGCAGGTATAGTCTCAATTTCTCAAAGACTTTTACCGTACATGATGGCATTCGCCGCCGGAGCCATGATTTACGTTGTGAGTGATGAAGTCATACCTGAGACGCATTCTAAAGGAAACGAACTTCTTTCCACATGGTGGATCATGATTGGATTTTTGGTTATGGCCTCCCTCGATGTAATATTGGGGTGA
- the dnaB gene encoding replicative DNA helicase, producing MRVPPHNLEAEIAVLGSILIDPSVINDVLEIISYEDFYLKKHQYIFKAMEELYDEGKPVDVVSVCDKLQSMGKLEEVGGDIEVAQLAEAVPSSAHAVHYAEIVKEKSILRKLIEISRKISESAYMEEDVDLLLDNAERMIFEISEMKTTKSYDHLRSIMHHVFENLENFREKANVIEPGVLVTGLPTGFKSLDKQTTGFHSSDLVIIAARPSMGKTSFALSIARNMAVNFEIPVGIFSLEMSKEQLAQRLLSMESGVDLYSIRTGYLDQEQWERLTVAASKLYKAPIVVDDETLLDPRTLRAKTRRMKKEFDIKIIFVDYLQLMHLKGRKESRQQEISEISRSLKLLARELDIVVVALSQLSRAVEQREDKRPRLSDLRESGAIEQDADTVIFIYREEYYKSKKEKEESKLHEPHKAEIIIGKQRNGPVGTITLIFDPRTVTFHEVDVLHS from the coding sequence ATGCGCGTTCCTCCCCACAATTTGGAAGCAGAGATCGCCGTCCTCGGTAGTATATTGATCGATCCTTCTGTTATAAACGATGTGTTAGAAATTATCAGTTATGAAGATTTTTACCTCAAAAAACACCAGTACATTTTCAAAGCGATGGAGGAACTTTACGATGAAGGAAAACCAGTGGATGTCGTTTCCGTTTGCGACAAATTGCAGAGTATGGGAAAACTCGAAGAAGTCGGCGGAGACATTGAAGTTGCTCAATTAGCGGAGGCGGTACCGAGTTCTGCACATGCCGTTCACTATGCAGAGATTGTTAAGGAAAAATCCATTTTGAGAAAACTTATCGAAATTTCCAGAAAAATTTCTGAAAGCGCCTACATGGAAGAAGACGTAGACCTTCTTTTGGATAACGCGGAGAGAATGATATTCGAGATCTCAGAAATGAAAACAACGAAATCGTACGATCATCTTCGGAGTATCATGCATCATGTGTTCGAGAATTTGGAAAATTTCAGAGAAAAAGCTAACGTTATAGAACCCGGCGTTCTTGTAACAGGGCTCCCCACAGGATTCAAAAGTTTGGATAAACAAACTACGGGATTTCACAGTTCGGATTTGGTGATAATCGCAGCCAGACCATCTATGGGAAAGACATCTTTCGCTCTTTCAATAGCCAGAAACATGGCTGTTAATTTTGAGATACCAGTTGGCATATTCAGTCTCGAAATGTCGAAAGAACAACTTGCTCAAAGACTTCTCAGTATGGAATCTGGAGTCGATCTGTACAGTATAAGAACAGGATATCTCGATCAAGAACAATGGGAAAGACTCACCGTAGCGGCCTCCAAACTTTACAAAGCACCCATAGTAGTTGATGATGAGACACTTTTGGACCCAAGAACTTTGAGGGCCAAGACCAGAAGGATGAAGAAAGAGTTCGATATAAAGATCATCTTCGTCGATTATCTTCAACTCATGCACTTGAAGGGCAGGAAAGAAAGTCGTCAGCAAGAAATATCGGAGATCTCCCGATCTCTGAAACTCCTCGCAAGGGAATTAGACATTGTGGTGGTTGCTCTCTCACAGCTTTCAAGAGCTGTTGAACAGAGAGAGGACAAACGCCCAAGACTCAGCGATTTGAGAGAATCCGGAGCTATAGAGCAGGACGCGGATACAGTCATATTCATATACAGAGAAGAATATTACAAGAGTAAAAAAGAGAAAGAAGAGAGTAAACTTCACGAGCCCCATAAAGCAGAAATAATCATTGGAAAACAAAGAAATGGACCGGTTGGAACCATAACTCTTATCTTTGATCCAAGAACCGTCACATTCCACGAGGTTGATGTACTACACTCATGA